In a single window of the Gossypium hirsutum isolate 1008001.06 chromosome A13, Gossypium_hirsutum_v2.1, whole genome shotgun sequence genome:
- the LOC107939445 gene encoding pentatricopeptide repeat-containing protein At1g62350 isoform X1: protein MQRLTRSVIAKARASSIRLLLHDTSIETQRLALVRFYVSGSAAAVSSSSPSLSIWRRKKEMTKEGLIAAKELKRLQSNPVRLHRFILSHVSRLLKSDIVSVLAEFQRQNQVFLSMKLYDVVRKEIWYRPDMFFYRDMLMMLARNRKVDESRRVWEDLKKEQVLFDQHTFGDLVRVYLDSGLPSEAMNIYDEMRRSPDPPLSLPFRVILKGLIPYPELRKKVKDDFLELFPDMIVYDPPEDLFEDRESRSENEVE, encoded by the exons ATGCAGCGTTTAACTCGCAGCGTTATAGCCAAAGCTCGTGCCTCGTCGATTCGGTTGCTTTTACACGATACTTCGATTGAAACCCAAAGGCTCGCCTTGGTTCGCTTCTACGTTTCGGGTTCAGCAGCAGCAGTCTCCTCTTCGAGCCCGAGCTTATCGATATGGAGGCGAAAGAAAGAAATGACCAAAGAGGGGTTGATTGCGGCCAAGGAGCTTAAGCGCCTACAATCCAACCCGGTCCGACTGCACCGCTTTATCCTTTCCCATGTCTCTCGCTTGTTAAAGTCTGATATTGTATCTGTTCTCGCTGAGTTCCAAAGACAAAATCAGGTTTTTCTCTCCATGAAG TTATATGATGTGGTGCGCAAAGAGATATGGTACCGGCCGGATATGTTCTTTTACAGGGATATGCTTATGATGCTAGCTAGAAACCGAAAGGTAGATGAATCAAGGCGGGTTTGGGAAGATTTGAAAAAAGAGCAAGTTTTGTTTGATCAGCATACATTCGGAGACCTGGTTCGAGTATACTTAGATAGTGGATTACCGTCAGAGGCCATGAACATATACGATGAAATGAGACGATCCCCTGACCCTCCTTTGTCGTTGCCATTTCGAGTAATCCTGAAAGGGCTCATTCCTTATCCGGAACTGAGAAAGAAGGTCAAAGATGATTTCTTGGAGCTTTTCCCGGACATGATTGTGTATGACCCACCAGAGGACTTGTTTGAAGATCGAGAGTCAAGAAGCGAGAATGAAGTCGAGTAG
- the LOC107939473 gene encoding splicing factor 3B subunit 6-like protein encodes MATISLRKANTRLPPEVNRVLYVRNLPFNISSEEMYDIFGKYGAIRQIRIGTSKETRGTAFVVYEDIYDAKTAVDHLSGFNVANRYLIVLYYQQAKMSKKFDQKKKEEEIAKMQEKYGVSTKDK; translated from the coding sequence ATGGCAACAATAAGTCTCCGCAAGGCCAACACTCGGCTGCCGCCGGAAGTCAATCGTGTGCTCTACGTTCGTAACCTTCCATTCAACATATCAAGCGAGGAGATGTACGATATCTTCGGCAAATACGGAGCCATCCGCCAAATACGTATCGGAACGAGCAAAGAAACCCGCGGCACCGCTTTCGTGGTCTACGAGGATATCTACGATGCCAAAACGGCGGTGGATCATCTATCGGGTTTCAATGTAGCGAATCGGTACTTGATCGTGTTGTATTACCAGCAAGCTAAGATGAGCAAGAAGTTCGATCAGAAGAAAAAGGAAGAGGAAATCGCTAAGATGCAAGAGAAATACGGCGTTTCTACTAAAGATAAGTGA
- the LOC107939443 gene encoding protein CLT1, chloroplastic encodes MTSYYRRLTVGPTVLNIPVQPPTKSKLPVFPPRRPYNNIIQSSFGIALRSRKCWRVEATVRSAGRSEGGDGTKKAGPGQGPGPCSYSVEDRTVEVDSKRDRTVAVAVAVAVTVVLGVGNRVLYKLALVPLKHYPFFLAQLATFGYVLVYFSVMYLRYHAGIVTDEMLSMPKAPYLVIGLLEALAAATGMAAGAILSGASIPILSQTFLVWQILLSTIFLGRRYRVNQLLGCFLVTVGVVITVASGSSSGHSLKEAGIFWSLMMIVSFLLQAADTVLKEVIFLDAEKRLKGGSVDLFVVNSYGSAFQALFICLLLPFLSKLWGIPFSQLPNYLKDGAACFLNMGGTLSTGCDGAPLLPLLFIIVNMGFNIALLHLLKISSAVVSSLASTFSVPISVYIFTLPLPYLGVASSLPAGFVAGAIILVMGLLIYAWSPSDSSSAIPSPSS; translated from the exons ATGACTTCATATTACCGCCGTTTAACAGTCGGACCTACGGTACTGAACATTCCGGTTCAACCGCCGACGAAGTCAAAACTTCCGGTCTTCCCTCCACGCCGTCCCTACAACAACATCATCCAATCGTCATTTGGAATCGCTCTGCGATCAAGGAAGTGTTGGAGAGTGGAGGCCACTGTGAGGTCGGCGGGAAGATCGGAAGGCGGAGATGGCACGAAGAAGGCGGGACCTGGACAAGGACCAGGGCCGTGTTCGTACTCGGTTGAAGATCGAACGGTGGAGGTTGATAGTAAGAGGGATCGGACGGTGGCGGTAGCGGTAGCAGTGGCGGTTACAGTGGTGTTGGGAGTAGGGAATCGGGTGTTGTATAAGCTGGCTTTGGTTCCTCTCAAGCATTACCCTTTCTTCTTGGCTCAACTCGCCACATTCGG GTATGTACTTGTATACTTTTCTGTAATGTATCTCCGGTATCATGCTGGTATAGTCACAGACGAGATGCTTTCCATGCCAAAAGCTCCTTATCTTGTTATTGGTCTTTTGGAGGCTCTTGCTGCTGCGACTGGAATGGCAGCTGGAG cAATTCTATCTGGGGCATCTATTCCAATTCTGTCTCAG ACATTTCTTGTGTGGCAAATTCTCCTGTCTACTATTTTTCTTGGGAGGAGATATAGAGTAAATCAATTACTTGGATGCTTTCTTGTAACTGTTGGTGTTGTCATAACTGTAGCAAG TGGATCCAGCTCTGGTCATTCATTGAAGGAAGCTGGCATATTTTGGAGTCTAATGATGATAGTTTCTTTTTTGTTGCAAGCAGCTGATACTGTGCTGAAG GAAGTAATATTTTTGGATGCCGAAAAGCGATTAAAA GGTGGTTCAGTGGATCTATTTGTTGTAAATTCCTATGGATCTGCATTTCAA GCCTTATTCATTTGCCTACTCCTACCCTTTTTATCAAAACTTTGGGGTATTCCATTTAGTCAGCTTCCAAACTATCTTAAAGATGGTGCAGCTTGTTTCTTGAACATGGGTGGTACGCTTTCAACTG GATGTGATGGTGCCCCGCTACTACCTTTGCTGTTCATTATCGTTAACATGGGTTTCAACATAGCATTGCTACATCTTCTCAAGATATCTTCTGCTGTTGTTTCCTCACTTGCATCCACTTTTTCag TGCCGATTTCAGTTTACATCTTCACATTACCGTTGCCGTATCTCGGTGTTGCTTCGTCGCTTCCAGCCGGTTTCGTTGCAGGAGCAATCATCCTAGTTATGGGGTTGCTTATCTATGCTTGGTCACCATCTGATTCCTCCAGTGCCATACCATCACCATCCAGCTAG
- the LOC107939445 gene encoding pentatricopeptide repeat-containing protein At1g62350 isoform X2, with translation MQRLTRSVIAKARASSIRLLLHDTSIETQRLALVRFYVSGSAAAVSSSSPSLSIWRRKKEMTKEGLIAAKELKRLQSNPVRLHRFILSHVSRLLKSDIVSVLAEFQRQNQLYDVVRKEIWYRPDMFFYRDMLMMLARNRKVDESRRVWEDLKKEQVLFDQHTFGDLVRVYLDSGLPSEAMNIYDEMRRSPDPPLSLPFRVILKGLIPYPELRKKVKDDFLELFPDMIVYDPPEDLFEDRESRSENEVE, from the exons ATGCAGCGTTTAACTCGCAGCGTTATAGCCAAAGCTCGTGCCTCGTCGATTCGGTTGCTTTTACACGATACTTCGATTGAAACCCAAAGGCTCGCCTTGGTTCGCTTCTACGTTTCGGGTTCAGCAGCAGCAGTCTCCTCTTCGAGCCCGAGCTTATCGATATGGAGGCGAAAGAAAGAAATGACCAAAGAGGGGTTGATTGCGGCCAAGGAGCTTAAGCGCCTACAATCCAACCCGGTCCGACTGCACCGCTTTATCCTTTCCCATGTCTCTCGCTTGTTAAAGTCTGATATTGTATCTGTTCTCGCTGAGTTCCAAAGACAAAATCAG TTATATGATGTGGTGCGCAAAGAGATATGGTACCGGCCGGATATGTTCTTTTACAGGGATATGCTTATGATGCTAGCTAGAAACCGAAAGGTAGATGAATCAAGGCGGGTTTGGGAAGATTTGAAAAAAGAGCAAGTTTTGTTTGATCAGCATACATTCGGAGACCTGGTTCGAGTATACTTAGATAGTGGATTACCGTCAGAGGCCATGAACATATACGATGAAATGAGACGATCCCCTGACCCTCCTTTGTCGTTGCCATTTCGAGTAATCCTGAAAGGGCTCATTCCTTATCCGGAACTGAGAAAGAAGGTCAAAGATGATTTCTTGGAGCTTTTCCCGGACATGATTGTGTATGACCCACCAGAGGACTTGTTTGAAGATCGAGAGTCAAGAAGCGAGAATGAAGTCGAGTAG
- the LOC107939453 gene encoding calcium-dependent protein kinase 17 translates to MGNCCTRGDGSDKLEKAAAGYGNSDADPTVTSQQTSYRTAPSSQGASTVGKQSKPAPMGPVLGRPMEDVKATYTIGKELGCGQFGITHLCTHKTTGEQFACKTIAKRKLSSKEDVEDVRREVQIMHHLTGQPNIVELKGAYEDKHAVHLVMELCGGGELFDRIIAKGHYTERAAASLLRTIMQIVHTFHSMGVIHRDLKPENFLLLGKEENSPLKVTDFGLSVFFKPDEIFKDIVGSAYYIAPEVLKRKYGPEADIWSVGVMLYILLSGVPPFWAESENGIFNAIIKSHVDFSGKPWPSISHQAKDLVKRMLNPDPKRRLTAAQVLSHPWIKEDGEAPDTPLDNAVLSRLKQFKAMNQFKKVALKVIAGCLSEEEIRGLKEMFKAMDTDNSGTITLEELRQGLAKQGTKLSEYEVKQLMEAADADGNGTIDYDEFITATMHMNRMDREEHLYHAFQHFDKDNSGYITTEELEQALREYGINDSTDIKEILSEVDADNDGRINYDEFVAMMKKGNPEPNPKKRRDVVV, encoded by the exons ATGGGAAACTGTTGCACTCGCGGAGACGGCAGCGATAAGCTAGAAAAAGCCGCCGCAGGATACGGCAATAGCGACGCGGATCCCACCGTTACTTCACAACAAACTTCTTATAGAACGGCACCGTCGTCTCAAGGAGCTTCCACCGTCGGTAAACAATCAAAACCTGCACCGATGGGGCCGGTTTTAGGTCGACCAATGGAGGATGTTAAAGCCACTTACACCATCGGAAAAGAACTAGGTTGTGGTCAATTTGGGATTACCCATTTATGTACCCATAAAACGACAGGCGAGCAGTTCGCTTGTAAGACGATAGCGAAACGGAAGCTATCGAGCAAAGAGGACGTGGAGGATGTACGGCGGGAGGTTCAAATAATGCATCACTTGACGGGACAACCTAATATCGTGGAATTGAAAGGGGCGTATGAGGATAAACACGCCGTTCATTTGGTGATGGAATTGTGCGGCGGCGGGGAATTGTTCGATCGGATTATTGCTAAAGGGCATTATACCGAACGGGCAGCGGCGTCTTTGCTTCGGACGATTATGCAGATCGTTCATACGTTTCATTCAATGGGGGTTATACATAGGGATCTTAAGCCTGAAAATTTCTTGTTGTTGGGCAAAGAAGAGAATTCTCCCCTTAAAGTAACTGATTTTGGTCTATCAGTGTTTTTTAAGCCAG ATGAAATATTTAAAGACATAGTTGGGAGTGCATATTATATAGCACCTGAAGTTTTAAAGAGGAAATATGGACCTGAAGCCGATATTTGGAGTGTTGGTGTCATGTTGTACATTCTTCTTTCTGGCGTTCCTCCTTTTTGGGCCG aATCGGAAAATGGGATATTCAATGCAATAATAAAAAGCCACGTGGATTTCTCGGGCAAACCATGGCCGTCGATTTCACATCAAGCAAAAGATCTTGTGAAGAGGATGCTAAATCCAGATCCCAAAAGGAGGTTAACAGCTGCCCAGGTTCTAA GTCATCCATGGATTAAAGAAGATGGTGAAGCACCTGATACACCACTTGATAATGCAGTGCTAAGCAGGCTCAAACAGTTTAAAGCAATGAACCAATTCAAGAAAGTTGCTTTGAAG GTGATTGCAGGGTGTTTATCTGAGGAAGAAATAAGGGGATTGAAAGAAATGTTTAAGGCAATGGATACAGATAACAGTGGAACCATAACACTTGAAGAACTCAGGCAAGGTCTAGCTAAACAAGGCACTAAATTATCTGAATATGAAGTTAAACAACTCATGGAAGCT GCTGATGCAGATGGAAATGGAACAATAGACTATGATGAGTTCATAACAGCAACAATGCATATGAACAGAATGGATAGAGAAGAACATCTCTACCATGCTTTCCAGCACTTTGATAAAGACAACAGcgg GTATATTACGACAGAAGAACTAGAGCAAGCTCTACGTGAATATGGCATAAATGATAGTACAGACATCAAGGAAATCCTTTCTGAAGTTGACGCTGACAAT GATGGAAGGATAAACTATGACGAATTTGTGgcaatgatgaaaaagggaaatCCCGAACCGAACCCGAAGAAGAGACGCGATGTAGTCGTTTGA